In one Ananas comosus cultivar F153 linkage group 12, ASM154086v1, whole genome shotgun sequence genomic region, the following are encoded:
- the LOC109718183 gene encoding mannan endo-1,4-beta-mannosidase 4-like, translated as MSSVQYYLIAGRGCRGEANSSSNYINVIGGFVGVEGTGFVVNGSAFYFNGFNAYWLMLVAANANATANATATANANATATATAPQRGEVTAALEQAAGHGLTLGRTWAFSDGGAWPLQYSPGSYNEAMFQGLDFVVSEAGKHGIYLILSLVNNYKDFGGRPQYVEWARDRGENVTSDDDFYRNEIVKGYYKNHVKTVVTRVNTISRVAYRDDPTILAWELINEPRCEDDLSGATLQGWIAEMGGYVKSIDRAHLVEIGMEGFYGASSQFRKQFNPNGLVFGTDFVPNNQVQGIDFATIHAYPGIWLSNWTNEEQLRYLRDWTQAHVEDSAALVKKPLLFTEFGKSLRDSGSGVPQRDALLEAAFDSIYGSAQNGGPLAGGLFWQLLTDGMDGLKDGYEIILSLNSSTSKIISNQSLRLWNLVGKHQAISTETRG; from the exons ATGAGTAGCGTACAGTACTACTTGATCGCCGGGAGGGGTTGTAGGGGTGAGGCGAACAGCAGTAGTAATTACATTAATGTGATCGGCGGATTCGTGGGGGTGGAGGGAACGGGGTTCGTGGTGAACGGGAGCGCCTTCTACTTCAACGGATTCAACGCCTACTGGTTGATGCTGGTGGCGGCCAACGCCAACGCCACCGCCAACGCCACGGCCACCGCCAACGCCaacgccaccgccaccgccaccgccccGCAGAGGGGAGAGGTGACGGCCGCGTTGGAGCAAGCCGCCGGCCACGGACTGACCTTGGGAAGAACCTGGGCTTTCAGCGACGGAGGCGCCTGGCCACTCCAATACTCTCCGGGCTCCTATAATGAGGCCATGTTCCAG GGCCTGGACTTTGTAGTATCGGAAGCAGGAAAGCATGGGATATATCTGATACTGAGCTTGGTGAATAACTACAAAGACTTTGGAGGGAGACCGCAGTACGTGGAGTGGGCAAGAGACAGAGGGGAGAACGTGACATCAGATGACGATTTCTACAGGAATGAGATTGTCAAGGGCTACTACAAGAACCATGTAAAg ACGGTTGTGACGAGGGTAAACACAATAAGCAGGGTAGCCTACAGGGACGACCCCACCATTCTCGCCTGGGAGCTCATCAACGAGCCACGTTGCGAGGACGACCTCTCCGGTGCTACGCTCCAG GGGTGGATCGCAGAGATGGGTGGCTACGTGAAATCAATCGACCGGGCTCACTTGGTTGAGATCGGCATGGAAGGCTTCTACGGTGCATCCTCGCAATTCCGGAAGCAATTCAACCCTAACGGTCTCGTCTTCGGAACCGATTTTGTCCCCAACAATCAGGTCCAGGGCATCGATTTCGCCACCATTCATGCCTATCCCGGTATCTG GCTATCAAACTGGACAAACGAAGAGCAACTGAGGTATCTCCGGGATTGGACCCAGGCGCACGTCGAAGACTCGGCCGCACTCGTGAAGAAGCCGCTCCTCTTCACCGAGTTCGGCAAGTCGTTGAGGGACAGCGGATCGGGAGTCCCCCAGAGAGATGCTTTGCTTGAAGCCGCATTTGACTCCATTTATGGCTCCGCCCAGAACGGCGGCCCGCTTGCAGGTGGTCTCTTTTGGCAGCTTCTCACGGATGGAATGGATGGGTTGAAGGATGGCTACGAGATTATACTCTCGCTCAACTCCTCCACTTCCAAAATCATCTCTAACCAATCCCTCAGGTTGTGGAACCTTGTCGGCAAGCACCAGGCAATTTCCACCGAAACAAGAGGATGA